The following are from one region of the Salvia hispanica cultivar TCC Black 2014 chromosome 1, UniMelb_Shisp_WGS_1.0, whole genome shotgun sequence genome:
- the LOC125201111 gene encoding ubiquitin carboxyl-terminal hydrolase 25-like — protein MSILEAPNVLVIQLKRFEGTFGSKIDKPIAFGEVLVLSSYMFKGSKDQQPEYNLFGTIVHSGFSPDSGHYYAYIKDAIGRWYCCNDTYVSVSTLQEVLSEKVYILFFSRAKQRPHTRVDAVVNGSKTHESNGNKISTMPKSGSIDKVSNHLQETNKSTGSRSLIKKSGCAEKPFSMKISANRSGTNRSNNIIATNGTKTHTCQRTGHVETPANAGDLSDNQPGTCKTSGSCVRQVDAQESSTHHSQTSDSVKSKIDHERPSQQRTFNDSGSTSKVLVPGNIRIAVQKKESPDEKDRTGLSGLMSDTKCMGKASADIQRTGKGLSCLPEVDGSAHMTDSQKTINYQGPLSGNIGASNNSCVKRKIKDGCPCIFFAKDDQSRARVETFKESIENEASMILRSCGWSEEVHSFMHAAKKSCQETGNSALNDHERKSLLIAQAKRAFLSKVPESLKAKLVERLKLFSQETQLSDT, from the exons ATGTCGATTCTTGAGGCTCCAAATGTTCTTGTAATTCAATTAAAG aGGTTTGAGGGTACATTTGGTTCAAAGATTGATAAGCCCATTGCATTTGGTGAGGTATTGGTGCTGTCAAGTTACATGTTCAAAGGAAGCAAG GATCAACAACCGGAATATAACCTCTTTGGTACTATTGTACATTCAGGCTTCTCTCCTGATTCTGGGCACTACTATGCATATATCAAG GATGCGATTGGCCGCTGGTACTGCTGCAATGATACTTATGTTTCAGTCTCAACCCTGCAGGAGGTTTTATCAGAGAAAGTGTACATACTTTTCTTCTCCCGTGCAAAACAGAGACCCCACACTCGGGTTGATGCAGTGGTTAATGGATCTAAGACACACGAGTCAAATGGCAATAAGATATCAACAATGCCAAAATCTGGTTCTATAGATAAAGTTTCCAATCATCTGCAAGAGACCAATAAGTCAACTGGCAGTAGATCGCTTATCAAGAAGTCAGGTTGTGCAGAAAAACCATTTAGCATGAAAATTTCTGCCAACCGTTCTGGGACTAACAGGTCAAATAATATCATTGCGACCAATGGCACTAAAACACATACATGCCAAAGGACTGGTCATGTGGAGACCCCTGCTAATGCGGGAGATCTTTCTGATAACCAACCTGGGACGTGTAAAACCTCTGGTTCTTGTGTAAGACAAGTAGATGCTCAAGAGTCTTCAACCCACCATAGTCAGACAAGTGATTCAGTTAAGTCTAAGATTGATCATGAGCGCCCTAGTCAGCAGAGAACATTTAATGACTCTGGGAGTACCAGCAAGGTTCTTGTCCCTGGAAATATTAGGATTGCCGTTCAAAAGAAAGAGTCACCAGATGAAAAAGACAGAACTGGCCTTAGTGGGCTGATGAGTGACACTAAGTGTATGGGAAAAGCGTCAGCTGATATTCAGAGAACAGGGAAAGGGCTATCTTGTTTGCCTGAAGTGGATGGGTCTGCTCACATGACGGACTCACAAAAGACTATTAACTACCAAGGCCCACTCAGTGGAAATATTGGGGCCTCTAACAACTCATGTGTAAAGAGGAAGATTAAGGATGGTTGTCCGTGCATCTTTTTTGCCAAAGATGACCAATCTCGTGCAAGGGTTGAAACATTCAAGGAATC GATTGAAAATGAAGCTTCCATGATCCTACGTTCATGTGGATGGTCCGAGGAAGTGCATAGCTTCATGCATGCAGCAAAAAAGTCGTGTCAGGAAACAGGGAATTCTGCACTGAATGACCATGAGAGGAA GAGCTTACTCATTGCACAAGCGAAGAGAGCTTTTCTTTCCAAGGTTCCCGAATCACTGAAAGCAAAATTAGTTGAGCGTCTCAAGTTGTTTAGCCAAGAGACACAACTATCCGACACTTAA
- the LOC125201112 gene encoding glutathione S-transferase U19-like: MSGGDEWILIDFWSSMFGSRVRIALAEKGIVYERREEDFPKKSRLLLEMNPTYHKIPVLIHNGKPICESWNIVQYIDEVCCFAPFLLPCDPYERAQARFWAHFIDHKLHTTSIKTMSYKTKEELEAAEKEMVEHLKLLQDELGEKAYFGGEEVGYLDVILGGFCTWFSIYQDLGSFSILDELPKLMAWAHRCMERRTFSESLPDPDRLRDLVHDIRRRKGIE; this comes from the exons ATGAGTGGTGGTGATGAGTGGATTTTGATAGATTTTTGGTCAAGCATGTTTGGATCAAGGGTTAGGATTGCACTTGCGGAGAAGGGGATTGTTTATGAGAGAAGGGAAGAAGATTTTCCGAAAAAAAGCCGGCTTTTGTTGGAGATGAATCCGACTTACCACAAAATCCCGGTTTTGATTCACAACGGCAAGCCTATTTGCGAGTCTTGGAACATCGTGCAGTATATCGATGAAGTCTGTTGTTTCGCGCCGTTTCTCCTTCCATGTGATCCTTATGAGAGAGCTCAGGCAAGGTTTTGGGCTCATTTCATCGACCACAAg CTACACACCACGAGTATAAAGACGATGTCGTACAAGACGAAGGAAGAGTTGGAGGCTGCCGAGAAGGAGATGGTCGAGCACCTGAAATTACTCCAAGATGAGCTTGGTGAGAAGGCTTATTTTGGAGGGGAGGAAGTGGGATATCTGGATGTGATTTTAGGTGGATTTTGCACCTGGTTTTCTATATATCAAGACTTGGGAAGCTTCAGCATCCTTGATGAGCTCCCTAAGCTCATGGCATGGGCTCACCGATGCATGGAGAGACGAACCTTCTCTGAATCTCTCCCCGACCCTGACCGGCTTCGTGATCTCGTGCATGACATCAGAAGACGCAAGGGCATAGAATGA
- the LOC125201268 gene encoding leucine-rich repeat receptor-like serine/threonine-protein kinase At1g17230, translating into MGGSKILNLTIMFCCLIASVQSLNEEGNILLEFKNSLTDPYLNLQSWNPLDSNPCKWKGIGCISNNTVVAVNLSGFNLSGNLSSSISKLPHLAIFNISKNLISGPIPSNFSSFQSLQVLDLCTNRLHSEFPSHLCTITSLTKMYLCENYLFGGIPHDIGSLPSLEELVVYSNNLTGEIPSSIGRLKRLRIIRAGRNLLSGPLPFEISECEGLTMLGLAENKLEGPFPSQLQSLKSLTTVILWNNLFSGEIPPDIGNFTSLELLAMNGNQLSGALPREIGKLPVLKRLYLYTNQLNGSIPVELTNCSNAVEIDLSENKLTGVIPREFSRVSRLELLYLFENHLVGEIPIELGDLHQLKKLDLSINNLTGSIPLAFQSLVFLKDIQLFNNHLSGVIPPLLGYKSNISIINLSKNNLIGSIPPHICRYQKLNFLSLGSNRLSGNIPHGLKTCKSLDQLMLGDNLLTGSLSVEYTKLQNLSALELQQNRFSGLIPPEIGNFTSIERLLLSHNHFIGHIPPEIGNLVKLAAFNVSFNQLIGSIPEELGNCVKLERLDLSSNSFTGPVPDKLGSLVKLELLKLSDNRLTGSIPGSVGGLVRLTELQMGGNLFSGSIPVELSQLTALQIALNMSHNNLSGSIPSSLGSLQMLEILCLNDNELSGEIPTSIGGLRSLNQCNLSNNRLSGVVPNTPTFQKMDASNFVGNNGLCVVGQSQCHSDQTPSPPNRSWFKDGSAKERIISIVSFCIGIVSLVFIVVVCWIMRRPGPSFASLDDQIREDELDGYYFPKQGFNYQDLVEATGNFSEAAVVGKGACGVVYKAVMADGETIAVKKLKSRGEGGDSSFRAEISTLGTIRHKNIVKLYGFCYHQDSNLILYHYMPNGSLGEILHGDETATMLDWDARYRIALGAAEGLCYLHYDCKPQIIHRDIKSNNILLDEYFEAHVGDFGLAKLMEFSYSKSMSAVAGSYGYIAPEYAYTMKVTEKCDIYSFGVVLLELVTGRSPVQPLEQGGDLVTWVRRSMHKLDTASEIFDRRIDLGAKRTTNEMFLVLKIALFCTSTSPLNRPNMREVIAMLVDARDGAADSVASPTSETPLDGEDYC; encoded by the exons ATGGGAGGAAGcaagattttgaatttgacaATAATGTTTTGCTGCTTAATTGCTTCTGTCCAATCATTGAATGAAGAGGGAAACATTCTTCTTGAATTCAAGAACTCCCTCACTGATCCTTACCTCAATCTCCAAAGCTGGAATCCATTGGATTCCAACCCTTGCAAGTGGAAAGGCATAGGCTGTATCTCAAACAACACTGTTGTTGCTGTCAATCTCAGTGGCTTCAACTTATCTGGCAATCTCTCCTCCTCCATTAGCAAACTCCCACACCTAGCCATCTTCAACATCTCCAAAAACCTCATCTCTGGCCCAATCCCTTCCAATTTCAGCTCCTTCCAATCCCTCCAAGTGTTGGACCTCTGCACGAATCGCCTCCACTCCGAGTTCCCGTCTCACCTCTGCACCATCACATCCCTCACAAAGATGTACCTCTGTGAGAACTATCTCTTTGGAGGAATCCCTCATGATATTGGCAGCCTTCCCTCTCTTGAGGAGCTTGTGGTGTATAGTAACAACCTAACCGGCGAGATCCCTTCGTCGATAGGACGGTTGAAGAGGCTCAGGATCATCAGGGCTGGGAGAAATCTCCTCTCTGGCCCTCTCCCTTTTGAGATCAGTGAATGTGAGGGGTTAACTATGTTAGGATTAGCTGAGAATAAGCTAGAAGGCCCTTTCCCTTCTCAGCTTCAAAGCCTCAAGTCTTTAACCACTGTGATTCTTTGGAACAATCTGTTTAGTGGTGAGATCCCTCCTGACATAGGTAACTTCACTAGCTTGGAGCTGTTGGCGATGAACGGGAACCAGTTGTCGGGAGCTCTCCCACGAGAGATCGGGAAGCTGCCCGTGTTAAAAAGGTTGTACCTTTACACAAATCAGCTGAATGGGAGCATCCCAGTTGAGCTAACCAACTGTTCAAATGCAGTTGAGATTGATCTCTCTGAGAATAAACTGACCGGGGTAATCCCGAGAGAGTTTTCTCGGGTGTCCCGGCTTGAGCTCCTTTACCTCTTTGAGAATCATCTTGTGGGAGAGATTCCCATTGAGTTAGGGGACTTGCACCAGCTGAAGAAGCTGGATCTGTCCATAAACAACTTAACTGGTTCGATCCCGTTAGCGTTTCAAAGCCTCGTTTTCTTGAAAGACATTCAGCTCTTCAACAATCACCTCAGTGGTGTAATCCCTCCACTTCTTGGATACAAATCCAACATCTCAATCATTAACCTCTCCAAGAATAACCTCATAGGCAGCATTCCTCCGCATATATGTCGATATCAGAAGCTGAATTTTCTCAGCCTCGGATCAAACCGGTTGTCGGGAAACATTCCCCATGGCCTCAAAACATGTAAATCACTTGATCAGCTTATGTTAGGTGACAACTTACTCACTGGAAGCCTCTCTGTTGAGTATACCAAGCTTCAGAACCTCTCAGCGCTCGAGCTTCAACAAAATCGATTCTCAGGGCTTATCCCTCCGGAAATTGGGAACTTTACAAGCATAGAGAGGCTCCTGCTGTCACACAACCATTTCATTGGCCACATTCCTCCAGAGATAGGGAATCTTGTGAAGCTCGCTGCGTTCAACGTCTCGTTCAACCAGTTGATTGGTAGCATCCCGGAAGAGTTGGGGAATTGTGTAAAGCTAGAGAGGCTTGATCTTAGCAGCAACTCGTTCACTGGCCCCGTTCCTGACAAACTCGGCTCGCTAGTGAAGCTCGAATTGCTCAAGCTATCCGATAACAGATTGACAGGCTCGATTCCCGGGAGCGTAGGTGGTTTAGTGAGGCTAACTGAGCTGCAAATGGGAGGAAACTTGTTCTCAGGGAGCATTCCTGTTGAGCTAAGCCAACTTACAGCTCTTCAGATTGCTCTCAACATGAGCCACAACAATCTCAGTGGCTCGATCCCGAGCAGCCTCGGGAGCCTGCAGATGCTTGAGATTCTCTGCCTGAACGACAACGAGCTCAGTGGCGAAATCCCTACCTCGATAGGGGGGCTGAGGAGCCTCAACCAATGCAACCTCTCTAACAACCGTCTATCCGGAGTGGTTCCTAACACACCGACTTTCCAGAAGATGGATGCGAGTAATTTCGTTGGAAACAACGGTTTATGCGTGGTCGGCCAGAGCCAATGCCATTCGGATCAAACACCATCTCCCCCAAACCGGAGCTGGTTCAAGGATGGCTCAGCGAAAGAGCGAATAATCAGCATTGTTTCCTTTTGCATCGGTATTGTCTCCTTAGTTTTCATCGTTGTCGTTTGCTGGATCATGAGGCGCCCGGGGCCCTCCTTCGCCTCACTCGATGACCAAATCAGGGAGGATGAGTTAGACGGCTATTACTTCCCCAAGCAGGGCTTCAACTACCAGGACCTAGTCGAAGCCACGGGGAATTTCTCCGAAGCAGCTGTCGTTGGGAAAGGCGCCTGTGGCGTGGTCTACAAGGCCGTCATGGCGGATGGCGAGACCATCGCGGTTAAGAAGCTGAAGTCGCGCGGGGAAGGAGGCGACAGCAGCTTCCGAGCCGAGATATCGACTCTAGGGACGATTAGGCACAAGAACATCGTAAAACTGTACGGCTTCTGTTACCATCAGGACAGCAACCTCATCTTGTACCACTACATGCCCAACGGGAGCCTTGGCGAGATACTACACGGAGACGAGACAGCGACGATGCTGGACTGGGACGCACGCTACAGAATTGCTCTCGGTGCTGCTGAGGGACTCTGCTATCTGCACTACGACTGCAAGCCTCAGATCATACACCGAGATATCAAGTCGAACAACATCTTGCTCGATGAGTATTTCGAGGCGCACGTAGGCGATTTCGGCTTGGCTAAGCTGATGGAGTTTTCCTACTCTAAATCAATGTCTGCTGTTGCTGGATCATATGGATACATTGCTCCTg AATACGCGTACACAATGAAGGTGACCGagaagtgtgacatctacagTTTTGGAGTGGTTCTATTAGAGCTAGTGACGGGGAGGTCACCGGTGCAGCCACTGGAGCAGGGCGGGGACCTGGTGACGTGGGTGAGGAGGTCGATGCACAAGCTGGACACGGCGTCTGAGATCTTCGATCGGCGTATTGATCTAGGTGCTAAGAGGACGACTAATGAGATGTTCTTGGTTCTCAAGATCGCGTTGTTCTGCACCAGCACGTCGCCTCTGAATAGGCCGAATATGAGGGAGGTGATCGCCATGCTCGTTGATGCGAGGGATGGAGCCGCAGATTCGGTCGCGTCTCCAACATCAGAAACTCCTCTGGATGGAGAGGATTATTGTTGA
- the LOC125201495 gene encoding protein NARROW LEAF 1-like has product MDQGRSNSRARGSGSTPSEESSLDLEKYGCNHSFRTSLSPTSLQPHGTGGQHCESSAAYFSWPCRIKDDAEERANYFANLQKTVLPESVGPLPEGQRANTLLELMTIRAFHSKILRCYSLGTAVGFRIRRGVLTNIPAILVFVSRKVHKQWLTPLQCLPTALEGPGGIWCDVDVLEFSYFGAPEPTPKEQLYTEIVDDLRGSDPCIGSGSQVANQETYGTLGAIVRSQTGSRQVGFLTNRHVAVDLDYPNQKMFHPLPPTLGPGVYLGAVERATSFIRDDLWFGIFAGINPETYVRADGAFIPFTDDFDMSAVTTFVKGIGEIGNVKTIDLQSPIDSLVGKQVMKVGRSSGLTTGTVLAYALEYNDEKGICFLTDFLVVGENQQTFDLEGDSGSLIVMKGENGEKARPIGIIWGGTANRGRLKLKVGQPPENWTSGVDLGRLLNFLELDLITADEALRVAVQEQRAASMTVVGSTAGDSSPPDVMLLPKDKSEPLGLHIQHIPLEDGAVGPDINSSPKEGSVFDLEDGVSTCPSFEHQFIPSYDGKPAVHHDDQQDRVGSGNLSLLRNACDQDLNFSLQLVENEPKRRKSEPTPAPGTE; this is encoded by the exons ATGGACCAAGGAAGGTCAAATTCTAGAGCCCGAGGCTCAGGCTCTACACCGTCAGAGGAATCGTCCTTGGATCTTGAGAAGTACGGTTGCAATCACTCCTTCCGCACTTCACTAAGCCCGACATCGCTTCAGCCTCATGGAACAGGGGGGCAACATTGTGAGAGTAGTGCCGCATACTTTTCGTGGCCTTGTCGTATAAAAGATGATGCTGAAGAGAGGGCAAACTATTTTGCTAACCTACAGAAAACAGTCTTACCTGAAAGTGTTGGACCATTGCCGGAAGGTCAGCGAGCAAATACCTTACTGGAGCTCATGACAATTAGGGCTTTTCACAGTAAAATCCTGCGTTGCTATAGTCTTGGCACAGCAGTCGGCTTCCGGATTCGACGTGGTGTTTTGACAAACATACCTGCAATACTAGTCTTTGTATCAAGGAAAGTTCACAAGCAATGGCTTACCCCACTCCAGTGTTTGCCAACTGCTTTGGAG gGACCAGGGGGCATCTGGTGTGATGTGGATGTGCTggaattttcttattttggtgCGCCAGAGCCTACACCTAAAGAACAATTATATACTGAGATTGTTGATGATCTGCGTGGGAGTGATCCCTGTATTGGTTCTGGCTCTCAG GTTGCGAACCAGGAGACATATGGAACCTTAGGTGCTATTGTGAGGAGTCAAACCGGCAGTAGACAAGTTGGTTTTCTCACAAATCGCCATGTTGCAGTTGATCTAGACTACCCAAATCAGAAGATGTTTCATCCCTTACCACCAACACTAGGACCTGGGGTTTATCTTGGTGCAGTTGAGAGAGCAACTTCATTCATCAGAGATGACTTATGGTTTGGGATATTTGCTGGCATTAATCCag AGACATATGTAAGAGCAGATGGTGCCTTTATACCGTTCACAGATGATTTTGACATGAGTGCTGTAACTACATTTGTGAAAGGAATAGGAGAGATTGGAAATGTCAAAACCATTGACTTACAATCTCCGATCGATAGTCTTGTGGGAAAGCAAGTGATGAAGGTTGGAAGAAGTTCTGGTTTGACTACCGGAACTGTATTGGCATATGCTCTTGAGTATAATGATGAAAAAGGGATATGTTTTCTGACTGATTTTCTAGTTGTTGGTGAGAACCAACAAACATTTGATCTTGAAGGGGACAGTGGAAGTCTCATCGTAATGAAGGGTGAAAATGGCGAGAAGGCACGACCGATTGGGATAATCTGGGGCGGGACTGCCAATAGGGGCCGTCTTAAGCTGAAAGTTGGCCAACCCCCGGAAAACTGGACTAGTGGCGTTGATCTTGGGCGCCTTCTCAATTTCCTCGAACTTGATCTGATCACTGCAGATGAAGCACTAAGAG TTGCAGTTCAAGAACAGAGAGCTGCTTCGATGACAGTGGTTGGATCGACTGCAGGGGACTCATCGCCTCCTGACGTAATGCTTCTTCCCAAGGACAAATCCGAACCTCTGGGTCTCCACATCCAACACATCCCCTTGGAAGACGGTGCAGTCGGGCCAGATATAAATTCGTCTCCCAAAGAAGGCAGTGTTTTTGATCTGGAAGATGGGGTGAGCACATGTCCGAGTTTCGAGCATCAGTTCATACCCAGCTATGACGGGAAGCCCGCTGTGCATCATGACGATCAACAAGATAGAGTGGGATCCGGGAATTTGTCTCTCTTGAGAAACGCTTGTGATCAGGACCTGAATTTTTCATTGCAGCTGGTCGAGAACGAGCCCAAGAGAAGGAAATCCGAGCCCACACCTGCACCCGGGACGGAGTAG
- the LOC125189020 gene encoding putative late blight resistance protein homolog R1A-3, whose product MGGIGKTTLARDLYVHSIVGHHFDVRGWVNVSQEYNVSDMLSQALSCLGGLFDNKTDDQLGEELHKSLFGQRYLIILDDVWSVEAWEKIQFFFPRNDNGSRIVVTTRQQELVDYFGSSSLVVEFLGYVNSWKLFCDVTFAQPDCPPELEKMAKEIVRKCRGLPLAICVIWGLLGKSPMMQEYWEKIAKDKSLVMEYSEDHSINVSNLIRLWVAEGFIKPTRNQSLEQVAEGYIKDLIDRNLLLVGDLEKNKKIARCFLHDLVRELCIRTAEKENFYWFQRDIVGRRQHFIYEERTRGFYRQREAPLKSRLSRVLVDDHDSCVLPSFQQGNMRYISLKYFTCGMPISLSIPRSISLCWSLQTLIVEKWLTEIESSEIWKMWQLRHIEIPLMNLSHPPCGDIFVLHNLQTLKRVKNFIFTEEVCARIPNIREMGIVYSFNEQVGLSWGKFHLENVGRLNKLESLRFHLLGKVYVGDPFDNLKLPNSLTELVLGNCKIASSNMAILSLLPHLQLLQLEDLAFGTEWNLVKEEFRSLKHLVFLNCFELTNWIADKSSFPVLETLWLWAVHKLDEIPCSIGEIPTLEEIRVVFCSESAIKMLKEQENLGNQALQLQILFEHGTWREKIKERFASQNIHIF is encoded by the exons ATGGGAGGCATTGGTAAGACCACTCTTGCCAGAGATCTCTATGTACATTCAATTGTGGGGCATCATTTTGATGTTCGTGGTTGGGTTAATGTGTCTCAAGAATATAATGTAAGTGATATGCTTTCACAGGCACTTTCTTGCCTAGGGGGATTGTTTGACAATAAAACCGATGATCAGCTAGGTGAAGAGTTGCATAAAAGTTTATTTGGTCAGAGGTATTTGATCATATTGGATGATGTGTGGAGTGTTGAGGCCTGGGAAAAGATACAGTTTTTCTTCCCCCGAAATGATAATGGAAGCCGAATTGTTGTAACGACCAGGCAACAAGAACTGGTTGATTACTTTGGCTCATCTTCGCTTGTTGTGGAGTTTCTTGGCTATGTAAATAGTTGGAAGCTTTTCTGTGACGTGACATTTGCACAGCCAGATTGCCCTCCAGAACTAGAAAAAATGGCGAAGGAGATTGTCAGGAAATGCAGAGGACTTCCACTAGCAATCTGTGTGATTTGGGGACTTCTTGGAAAGTCACCCATGATGCAAGAGTATTGGGAGAAAATTGCGAAAGATAAGAGCTTGGTTATGGAATATTCAG AAGACCATTCAATAAATGTGTCCAATCTTATCAGATTATGGGTTGCAGAGGGATTCATAAAACCAACTAGAAACCAAAGTTTGGAACAAGTTGCAGAGGGTTATATAAAGGACCTTATTGATAGAAATCTCCTTTTAGTTGGTGATTTGgaaaagaacaagaaaattGCAAGATGTTTCCTTCATGATCTTGTAAGAGAGTTGTGCATAAGGACAGCAGAGAAAGAAAACTTTTATTGGTTCCAACGAGACATAGTTGGAAGGCGTCAGCACTTCATATATGAGGAAAGAACGAGAGGTTTTTATCGTCAAAGAGAAGCGCCACTCAAGTCTAGATTGTCACGAGTGTTGGTTGATGATCACGATAGTTGCGTACTCCCTTCTTTTCAGCAAGGTAACATGCGCTACATATCCCTGAAATATTTTACATGTGGTATGCCAATTTCTTTATCAATTCCTCGGTCGATATCATTGTGTTGGAGTCTGCAAACTTTGATCGTAGAAAAGTGGCTGACAGAAATTGAATCATCCGAGATTTGGAAGATGTGGCAACTTAGGCATATTGAGATTCCCTTAATGAATCTTAGTCATCCTCCTTGTGGTGACATCTTTGTATTACACAACTTACAAACACTCAAGAGGGTaaagaatttcattttcacagAAGAGGTGTGTGCAAGAATACCCAATATTCGGGAAATGGGAATTGTATACAGCTTCAATGAACAAGTTGGGTTAAGTTGGGGCAAGTTTCATCTGGAGAATGTTGGCCGCTTAAACAAGCTTGAATCTCTACGGTTCCATTTGTTGGGAAAGGTATATGTAGGTGATCCTTTTGATAACCTTAAACTGCCGAATTCACTCACTGAGCTTGTTTTAGGCAATTGCAAGATTGCATCGAGTAATATGGCAATTCTTTCGTTGTTGCCTCATCTTCAACTTCTTCAATTGGAAGACCTCGCATTTGGAACAGAATGGAATCTTGTTAAGGAGGAATTTCGTAGCTTGAAACATCTTGtgtttttgaattgttttgaGCTGACTAACTGGATTGCAGACAAGTCCAGTTTTCCGGTGCTTGAGACGCTTTGGCTTTGGGCTGTGCATAAATTGGATGAAATTCCTTGCAGTATTGGAGAGATACCCACACTTGAGGAAATACGGGTTGTGTTCTGCTCGGAATCAGCAATAAAGATGTTAAAAGAGCAAGAGAATCTCGGAAATCAAGCCCTTcaacttcaaattttattcgAACATGGAACATGGAGGGAAAAGATCAAAGAACGCTTCGCGTCCCAAAACATTCACATTTTCTGA